One genomic window of Micromonospora sp. WMMD1128 includes the following:
- a CDS encoding alpha/beta fold hydrolase has protein sequence MQRISAPDGAAIALHTTGTGPGLVVVHGGGVTITEYRRLIARLADRFTVHAYNRRGRADAPPRREPYTVEQEVDDLGAVLAHTGARWAVGHSYGAFVVLRAALRLPLERIAVYDAPLRLAGRGIPMAFLDPAEAAVRAGDTARAMAIVAAAVDPQNPASRLPLAVRTAITRLFLRTEVGRTMGALVGMTLAESRQIEAYEGPAEQYAGITAETLLISGAKAAPFFTETNGMLAAVLPHARTLRIPGSAHNGIAAAPSTLITPLADFFTTPGDHEVDGDKSDVEHR, from the coding sequence ATGCAGCGAATCTCGGCACCGGACGGCGCGGCCATCGCCCTGCACACCACCGGCACCGGGCCAGGGCTGGTGGTGGTGCACGGCGGCGGGGTGACGATCACGGAATACCGTCGGTTGATCGCCCGGCTGGCCGATCGGTTCACCGTGCACGCCTACAACCGGCGAGGGCGGGCCGACGCGCCGCCGCGCCGCGAGCCGTACACGGTGGAGCAGGAGGTCGACGACCTGGGCGCGGTGCTCGCGCACACCGGCGCCCGCTGGGCGGTCGGGCACAGCTACGGCGCGTTCGTCGTGCTGCGGGCCGCGTTGCGGCTGCCGCTCGAGCGGATCGCGGTCTACGACGCTCCGCTGCGGCTGGCCGGTCGCGGCATTCCGATGGCGTTCCTCGACCCGGCCGAGGCGGCGGTGCGGGCCGGCGACACCGCCCGGGCCATGGCGATCGTGGCCGCGGCCGTCGACCCGCAGAACCCCGCGTCGCGGCTGCCGCTGGCGGTCCGCACGGCGATCACGCGGCTCTTCCTGCGCACCGAGGTCGGGCGGACGATGGGCGCGCTGGTGGGGATGACGCTCGCCGAGTCGCGGCAGATCGAGGCGTACGAGGGACCGGCCGAGCAGTATGCCGGCATCACCGCCGAGACGCTGCTGATCAGCGGCGCCAAGGCCGCGCCGTTCTTCACCGAGACCAACGGCATGCTGGCCGCCGTCCTGCCCCACGCCCGCACCCTGCGCATCCCCGGCAGCGCCCACAACGGCATCGCCGCCGCACCCTCCACCCTGATCACCCCCCTCGCCGACTTCTTCACCACCCCCGGTGATCATGAGGTTGACGGCGACAAATCAGACGTCGAGCACCGCTAA
- a CDS encoding transketolase C-terminal domain-containing protein, with protein MPRLSYRRALTRALADEMTRDESVLVLGEDIRVAAANVTTGLLKKFGPERVRDTPLSEQAFTSFATGAALAGARPVVEFQIPSLLFLVFEQIVNHAHKFPLMTGGQCAVPVTYLVPGSGSRTGWAGQHSDHPYALFAHAGVTTVVPATPADAYGLLVSAIRCDDPVVVFAPAGALDLREDVTDPAPVPLGRGVVRRPGDDVTVVAVGHLVHDALAVADELADQASVEVFDPRTVYPFDWDGLVDSVRRTGRLVVVDDGNRSCGIAGEIIATVVERVRLAAPPRRVTRPDGAVLPFAPALDRAVQPGRDQLTAAIQLTLKD; from the coding sequence ATGCCCCGGCTCTCCTACCGTCGGGCGCTCACCCGGGCGCTCGCGGACGAGATGACCCGCGACGAGTCGGTGCTGGTGCTCGGCGAGGACATCCGGGTGGCCGCCGCGAACGTCACCACCGGCCTGCTGAAGAAGTTCGGCCCGGAGCGGGTCCGGGACACCCCGCTGTCCGAGCAGGCGTTCACCAGCTTCGCCACCGGGGCGGCGCTGGCCGGGGCCCGCCCGGTGGTGGAGTTCCAGATCCCGTCGCTGCTGTTCCTGGTCTTCGAGCAGATCGTCAACCACGCGCACAAGTTCCCGCTGATGACCGGCGGCCAGTGCGCGGTGCCGGTCACCTACCTGGTGCCCGGTTCCGGCTCCCGCACCGGCTGGGCCGGGCAGCACTCCGACCACCCGTACGCGCTGTTCGCCCACGCCGGGGTGACCACCGTGGTGCCGGCCACCCCGGCCGACGCGTACGGGCTGCTGGTCTCCGCGATCCGCTGCGACGACCCGGTGGTGGTGTTCGCCCCGGCCGGGGCGCTGGACCTGCGGGAGGACGTGACCGACCCGGCGCCGGTGCCGCTGGGCCGGGGCGTGGTGCGCCGGCCGGGCGACGACGTCACGGTGGTCGCGGTCGGGCACCTGGTGCACGACGCGCTCGCGGTCGCCGACGAGCTGGCCGACCAGGCGTCGGTGGAGGTCTTCGACCCGCGCACGGTGTACCCGTTCGACTGGGACGGGCTTGTCGACTCGGTGCGCCGCACCGGGCGACTCGTCGTGGTCGACGACGGCAACCGCTCCTGCGGGATCGCCGGGGAGATCATCGCGACCGTGGTGGAGCGGGTCCGGCTGGCCGCCCCGCCCCGGCGTGTCACCCGCCCCGACGGCGCGGTGCTGCCCTTCGCGCCGGCCCTGGACCGGGCCGTGCAGCCGGGCCGGGACCAGCTCACCGCCGCCATCCAACTGACCCTCAAGGACTGA
- a CDS encoding thiamine pyrophosphate-dependent dehydrogenase E1 component subunit alpha, which produces MTGSDPVALYRTVRLIRRFEERAIELVDAGEIVGGIHPYLGQEGIAAGVCAALRADDLVTGTHRGHGHVLAKGADPARMLAELCGRVTGLNRGRGGSMHAADFGVGVLGANAIVGAAGAILTGAVWERRRRGADVVGATFFGDGAVNEGMLLEAFNLAALWRVPVLFVCENNGYATTMPVAGAVAGTIAGRAAAFGLPATAVDGQDPETVRAASAAAVARMRAGGGPELVEAHTYRFDAHHTFEHRVRLDYRPPEEVAEGRSRDPVDIQGARLDPAVRAEVDATVEAVLAAAVDFALAGPHPDPATALDHLYASGLTARTGGG; this is translated from the coding sequence GTGACCGGATCCGACCCGGTCGCGCTCTACCGGACGGTCCGGCTGATCCGCCGCTTCGAGGAGCGCGCGATCGAGCTGGTCGACGCCGGGGAGATCGTCGGCGGCATCCACCCGTACCTGGGTCAGGAGGGGATCGCCGCCGGGGTCTGCGCGGCGCTGCGCGCCGACGACCTGGTCACCGGCACCCACCGGGGGCACGGCCACGTGCTCGCCAAGGGCGCCGACCCGGCCCGGATGCTCGCCGAGCTGTGCGGCCGGGTCACCGGGCTCAACCGGGGCCGGGGCGGATCGATGCACGCCGCCGACTTCGGCGTCGGGGTGCTCGGCGCCAACGCCATCGTCGGGGCCGCCGGCGCGATCCTCACCGGTGCGGTGTGGGAGCGCCGGCGGCGCGGCGCCGACGTGGTCGGCGCGACGTTCTTCGGCGACGGCGCGGTCAACGAGGGGATGCTGCTGGAGGCGTTCAACCTGGCCGCCCTCTGGCGGGTGCCGGTGCTGTTCGTCTGCGAGAACAACGGCTACGCCACCACCATGCCGGTCGCCGGCGCGGTCGCCGGCACCATCGCCGGGCGGGCCGCCGCGTTCGGCCTGCCGGCGACCGCCGTCGACGGTCAGGACCCGGAGACGGTACGCGCGGCGAGCGCCGCCGCCGTCGCGCGGATGCGCGCCGGCGGCGGCCCGGAGCTGGTCGAGGCGCACACCTACCGGTTCGACGCCCACCACACCTTCGAACACCGGGTACGCCTCGACTACCGTCCGCCGGAGGAGGTGGCCGAAGGACGCTCCCGCGACCCGGTCGACATCCAGGGCGCCCGGCTCGACCCGGCGGTGCGGGCCGAGGTCGACGCGACAGTCGAGGCGGTCCTGGCCGCCGCCGTCGACTTCGCGCTCGCCGGCCCGCACCCCGACCCGGCGACCGCCCTGGACCACCTGTACGCCAGTGGGCTCACCGCCCGGACCGGAGGTGGCTGA
- a CDS encoding DUF3050 domain-containing protein has translation MSRYDWGKTHPGIERLERAVTERRDVVVKHPLYANLDTHEALVTFMEHHVFAVWDFMSLLKSLQRQLTCVTVPWIPTGPTGSRRLINDIVMVEESDELGTGYISHFELYVNGMTEAGADTTAVNSLVDLLRAGRPVGEALGAAGVPAASAAFAGTTWRIIETTPVHCQAAAFAFGREDLIPEMFTQVVAVNERSNRLNTFVDYLERHIEVDGEQHTPMAMQMLADLCGDDDTKWQECADTVNDALAARARLWDDILAAIKEGRPA, from the coding sequence ATGTCACGGTACGACTGGGGAAAGACGCACCCGGGCATCGAGCGGCTGGAGCGGGCGGTGACCGAGCGCCGCGACGTGGTGGTCAAGCACCCGCTCTACGCCAACCTGGACACCCACGAGGCGCTCGTCACGTTCATGGAGCACCACGTCTTCGCGGTCTGGGACTTCATGTCCCTGCTGAAGTCGCTGCAACGCCAGCTCACCTGCGTCACCGTGCCGTGGATCCCGACCGGCCCGACCGGCAGCCGCCGCCTGATCAACGACATCGTGATGGTGGAGGAGAGCGACGAGCTGGGCACCGGCTACATCAGCCACTTCGAGCTGTACGTCAACGGCATGACCGAGGCCGGCGCCGACACCACCGCCGTGAACAGCCTGGTCGACCTGCTGCGCGCCGGCCGCCCGGTCGGCGAGGCGCTCGGCGCGGCCGGCGTGCCGGCGGCCTCGGCCGCGTTCGCCGGCACCACCTGGCGGATCATCGAGACCACGCCGGTGCACTGCCAGGCGGCGGCGTTCGCGTTCGGCCGGGAAGACCTCATCCCGGAGATGTTCACCCAGGTCGTCGCCGTCAACGAGCGCAGCAACCGGCTCAACACGTTCGTCGACTACCTGGAGCGGCACATCGAGGTCGACGGCGAGCAGCACACGCCGATGGCCATGCAGATGCTCGCCGACCTGTGCGGCGACGACGACACGAAGTGGCAGGAATGCGCGGACACGGTGAACGACGCGCTCGCCGCCCGCGCCCGCCTCTGGGACGACATCCTCGCCGCGATCAAGGAGGGCCGTCCGGCGTGA